The following coding sequences lie in one Spirosoma sp. KUDC1026 genomic window:
- a CDS encoding SusC/RagA family TonB-linked outer membrane protein has translation MRKFLLFSLLLICTSGLTAWAQGRRIIGKVTSAEDGAPLPGVSVVIKGTTRGATTDAAGIYDLTIPDNKGAVLVFSYVGVKTQEIRIGNESELNVSLVSDSQLLTEVVVTGSGVETSKAKLGIAVESVSGKNLPQTPQASIDQALIGKIPGAQISSVSGNPGDPVNILLRGINSVQGGTKPLIMVDGVQVAATDINSLDLSNVDRIEVAQGAASASIYGAQGANGVIQIFTKKGKKGRVSVNYTTSYSTNEFLNTGNVHKAELHPYLTDANNNIVDATGKILSINDLGSLTGISYQYGGATRYAIQDIRNDASKPYNANLKYYDHFKQVFQTGTTTNNTINVSGASEKSDFNISVANNHNVTPILKNGYIDRSNLSANVGTELFKGFTIRSTTQLVYTKNTMKPGLGAAGGTYYGQGNTLGNIGSVYGFLNTSPFFDLTAKLPDGNYPRIQRADFVSINASNPYYNLQYTDGLDNKIDVLQNFDANYKINKFLELDAKYGINYRTENARWTYYNQSSNTNSAYYNTYSSNYAPNNKGEIDNYQYNTTFQNFLGTAYIRTDFQNDFHINVPVQTSTQVSFDYRKNKYSEYDTYGLGLGLAPPYNISSTSSQAVALDYVKPFVTYGYLVNQKVDFGDYGGVTAGFRSDWSSAFGGGSTPFTFPHFDGHIAPLSFFKNSTLTNYVPYFKLRAAYGEAGIQPGAFDRYPVLNQQNLGSGLVYSVPTTNNNPNLKVEVSKELEMGTDFTVGGNAGRAWLSAISGSFTYWKRKSENVIYTVSVPPSTGSTGQLTNAINMSSNGVQFSLTLPVYNSKNLKWDFTTNFGHQVSRIDAISGGADIILTSNAGSTALVLTPGQQIGQIYGYKALTSLDYTNQEGQRYITAANEGNYTLVDGRVVDKRTYQIQFTNETYALANPNPKFNASFINGVSFRDFLTLNFQFDWVYGSHLYNQTKEWMYRDGISGDFSKPVTIDGKTGAYSAYWSSAYYGLWGSLRGAGNNATKDYFLEDASFVRLRNISLAFDLAKVVKLPYLNKCQLVLTGRNILTWTKYTGYDPEISSGTSNSSFDRGVDHSTLPNTKSYQVGLNIGF, from the coding sequence ATGAGGAAATTCTTACTCTTTAGCCTGCTTCTGATATGCACTTCCGGCCTTACGGCCTGGGCGCAGGGGCGGAGAATCATTGGTAAAGTTACGTCAGCCGAAGATGGCGCCCCCCTGCCCGGCGTATCGGTTGTCATTAAAGGAACAACCCGGGGCGCAACAACAGATGCGGCCGGTATTTACGACCTAACTATTCCAGACAATAAAGGGGCTGTGCTGGTATTCAGTTACGTAGGGGTCAAAACCCAGGAAATCAGAATCGGGAACGAATCCGAACTGAACGTGAGTTTGGTGTCTGACTCTCAGCTCCTGACCGAAGTCGTCGTGACGGGTAGCGGTGTGGAAACAAGCAAGGCCAAGCTGGGTATTGCCGTAGAAAGTGTTTCGGGTAAGAACCTGCCCCAGACGCCCCAGGCCTCAATTGACCAGGCCCTGATCGGTAAGATTCCCGGTGCACAAATCTCGTCGGTCAGTGGTAATCCCGGCGACCCCGTCAACATTCTGCTGCGCGGCATCAACTCGGTGCAAGGTGGTACCAAACCGCTGATCATGGTTGATGGGGTACAGGTAGCCGCTACCGATATCAACTCGCTCGATCTGAGCAATGTCGACCGTATTGAAGTGGCCCAGGGCGCTGCGTCGGCCTCGATTTACGGCGCACAGGGTGCCAACGGGGTGATCCAGATATTCACCAAAAAAGGCAAGAAAGGCCGGGTGTCGGTTAATTACACGACCAGCTATTCGACGAACGAGTTCCTCAACACGGGGAACGTCCACAAAGCCGAGCTGCACCCCTACCTAACCGATGCCAACAACAACATCGTTGACGCAACGGGCAAGATTCTGTCAATCAATGACCTGGGTTCGCTGACTGGTATCTCGTATCAGTACGGCGGTGCTACGCGGTACGCCATCCAGGACATCCGCAACGACGCCAGTAAGCCCTACAACGCCAACCTGAAATACTACGATCATTTTAAGCAGGTATTCCAGACTGGAACGACAACCAATAATACGATCAACGTATCAGGAGCTTCGGAAAAAAGCGATTTCAACATCTCGGTGGCCAATAACCACAATGTAACACCCATCCTGAAGAATGGCTACATTGACCGCAGTAACCTCTCGGCCAACGTGGGTACCGAACTGTTCAAGGGCTTCACCATCCGATCGACAACGCAGCTGGTGTACACCAAAAACACGATGAAGCCAGGTCTGGGTGCAGCCGGTGGCACGTACTACGGTCAGGGGAACACCCTTGGGAACATCGGTTCGGTGTATGGCTTCCTGAACACGTCGCCTTTCTTTGACCTAACAGCGAAATTACCCGACGGTAACTATCCACGTATCCAGCGAGCCGACTTCGTGAGTATCAACGCCAGTAACCCGTACTACAACCTGCAATACACGGACGGGCTGGACAACAAGATTGACGTTCTTCAGAACTTCGACGCCAATTATAAGATCAACAAGTTTCTGGAACTGGACGCCAAATACGGCATCAACTACCGGACAGAAAACGCCCGCTGGACGTACTATAACCAGTCGAGCAATACCAACTCGGCGTACTACAATACGTATTCGAGCAACTACGCGCCCAACAACAAGGGAGAAATCGACAACTATCAGTACAACACGACTTTCCAGAATTTCCTGGGAACAGCCTACATCCGTACTGATTTCCAGAACGATTTTCACATCAATGTTCCTGTCCAGACCAGTACGCAGGTTTCGTTCGACTATCGTAAGAACAAGTACTCCGAGTATGATACGTATGGTTTAGGGCTGGGCCTGGCGCCACCGTATAACATCAGCTCGACGTCCTCGCAGGCGGTAGCGTTAGACTACGTAAAACCATTCGTTACGTACGGCTACCTGGTCAACCAGAAAGTTGATTTCGGCGACTATGGTGGCGTAACAGCAGGTTTCCGGAGCGACTGGTCGTCGGCGTTTGGCGGTGGCTCTACCCCATTCACGTTCCCGCACTTCGACGGCCATATCGCACCGCTGTCGTTCTTCAAGAACAGCACACTGACCAACTACGTCCCTTATTTTAAACTGCGGGCGGCCTATGGTGAAGCGGGTATTCAGCCGGGTGCTTTTGACCGGTATCCGGTGCTGAATCAGCAGAACCTGGGCTCAGGACTGGTTTACTCGGTTCCAACGACCAATAACAACCCCAACCTGAAGGTAGAAGTATCAAAAGAACTGGAAATGGGTACAGACTTCACGGTAGGCGGTAACGCTGGCCGGGCATGGCTGAGCGCAATTTCAGGCTCATTCACTTACTGGAAGCGCAAGAGCGAGAACGTCATCTATACGGTCAGCGTACCGCCATCCACCGGTTCGACAGGTCAGTTAACCAACGCTATCAACATGTCGTCAAATGGGGTTCAATTCTCGCTGACCTTGCCTGTTTACAATTCCAAAAACCTGAAATGGGATTTCACGACGAACTTCGGCCATCAGGTTTCTCGAATCGACGCCATCTCGGGCGGTGCCGACATTATCCTGACATCAAACGCGGGTAGCACGGCGCTGGTACTGACGCCTGGTCAGCAGATTGGACAGATTTACGGCTACAAGGCGCTGACGAGCCTGGATTATACCAACCAGGAAGGCCAGCGGTACATCACGGCAGCTAACGAAGGCAACTACACCCTCGTTGATGGCCGGGTGGTCGACAAACGAACGTATCAGATTCAGTTTACGAACGAAACCTACGCGCTGGCAAACCCTAACCCAAAATTCAACGCGTCGTTCATTAACGGAGTTAGTTTCCGGGATTTCCTGACCCTGAACTTCCAGTTTGACTGGGTGTACGGTAGCCACCTTTATAACCAAACGAAAGAGTGGATGTACCGGGATGGCATCAGTGGCGATTTCAGCAAGCCGGTAACTATCGACGGCAAAACGGGTGCGTATTCGGCTTACTGGTCCAGCGCCTACTACGGCCTGTGGGGTAGCCTGCGGGGCGCTGGCAACAACGCCACCAAAGATTACTTCCTGGAAGATGCTTCCTTCGTACGGCTGCGTAATATTTCGCTGGCTTTCGATCTGGCTAAGGTCGTTAAGTTGCCCTACCTCAACAAATGCCAGCTGGTGCTGACGGGCCGGAACATCCTGACCTGGACCAAGTACACCGGGTATGATCCGGAAATCAGTTCGGGTACCTCTAACTCGTCATTCGACCGGGGTGTAGACCACAGCACCCTGCCCAACACGAAGTCGTATCAGGTCGGCCTGAACATTGGATTCTAA